From Nicotiana tabacum cultivar K326 chromosome 22, ASM71507v2, whole genome shotgun sequence, one genomic window encodes:
- the LOC142175849 gene encoding uncharacterized protein LOC142175849, giving the protein MKQAFLAAYEDSGSDEEEEKEDEAISLYAVIDEHQAVKTEPPVQLGMHIGRPHLFDEHHYDEWKMRMETFLHTTDFDLWLIVLPTKMDSEGNKCNKREEEYDEEDRQLVQKNAKAKDLLYRSLSRNTNFISNKSGIGYKKLVPKFDPKYVGISDYNMCIHCGRVGHFRDNCPTLIHAQFRSTFGIAKNVKKENELKVNPHVHTKWIKAKVRGNNQDWYLDSGCSRHMTGEKKIFLSLITFQGGSVSFGNGKKGQIAVEDDPLLCHRRLRHARLSQLNKLAAKDLVLGLSKLEFTSDKFVSTSKPLELLHMNLWTNENKEQRRMIKQNLGCNVLSIRTDHGTEFENSKFLEFCGSNGIDHNFSAPRTPQQNRVVERKNRSLEDMGRTMLIASGLPKCFWAEAINTACYLLNRCMVRPILEKTSYELLRERKPNITHLRAFGCKCFMYNNGKEALGKFDDRSDEGIFLGYSPHSKTYKDEDYDIRFIGDGNTKESEPQYEDGSENYKEIDSDHEEQEEERTTLTTGKTNEATPTEPTHLGHSSSESSLGVQTRTSLRNLCALTTFLSQVEPKTIKEALKYLDWIIAMQDELNQFERSKGYNQEEDIDYDETFAPVARMKAIRILIAFAAHMEFTLYQMDVNSAFLNGYLKEEVLSKFLLANNSVRGKVDNTLFLRSRGKNILIMQVYVDDIIFGATNEAMCKEFAEMMGNEFEANPKESHLKVVKRILRHLKAIYGIPEGFHVDRKSTSGTTHFLGSCLVSWGTKKQNSVALSTSEAKYVVATS; this is encoded by the exons ATGAAGCAGGCATTCTTGGCAGCATATGAGGACAGTGGAAGTGATGAAGAGGAAGAAAAGGAGGATGAGGCTATAAGTCTCTATGCTGTGATTGATGAACACCAAGCTGTGAAGACAGAACCCCCAGTACAGCTTGGAATGCACATTGGAAGACCTCATTTGTTTGATGAACACCACTATGATGAATGGAAGATGCGTATGGAAACATTTCTTCATACTACTGACTTTGACCTATGGCTAATTGTTCTCCCAACCAAAATGGATAGTGAAGGTAACAAGTGCAACAAAAGAGAAGAGGAATATGACGAGGAAGATCGTCAGCTAGTTCAGAAAAATGCTAAAGCAAAGGACCTGCTCTATAGAAGCTTGTCTAGAAACACTaattttat CTCTAACAAATCTGGAATTGGCTACAAAAAACTTGTCCCTAAATTTGACCCAAAGTATGTAGGAATTTCTGATTATAACATGTGCATTCATTGTGGGAGAGTAGGACACTTTAGAGACAATTGTCCTACCTTAATTCATGCTCAGTTTAGAAGCACCTTTGGTATTGCTAAAAatgtgaagaaggaaaatgagctAAAGGTTAATCCTCATGTCCATACTAAGTGGATTAAG GCTAAGGTGAGAGGAAACAATCAGGACTGGTATCTAGACAGTGGATGCTCAAGACATATGActggagaaaagaaaatcttCCTCTCACTAATAACCTTCCAAGGAGGGAGTGTGTCATTTGGAAATGGCAAAAAGGGCCAAATAGCAG TGGAAGATGATCCATTGCTGTGCCATAGAAGACTTAGACATGCCCGTCTCTCTCAACTCAACAAGTTGGCAGCAAAGGACTTGGTCCTTGGGCTATCTAAACTTGAGTTCACCTCTGACAAA TTTGTAAGTACTTCTAAACCTCTGGAACTCCTTCACATGAACCTATGGACCAATGAGAATAAGGAGCAGAGGAG AATGATTAAACAAAACCTAGGGTGCAATGTATTAAGTATAAGaactgatcatggaactgaatttgaaaattcaaaattccttGAGTTCTGTGGCTCAAATGGTATTGACCATAATTTCTCTGCACctagaactccacaacaaaatagggttgtagaaagaaagaatagatccTTAGAAGACATGGGGAGGACCATGTTGATTGCTAGTGGACTGCCTAAGTgcttttgggctgaggcaatcaATACTGCTTGCTACCTGCTAAATAGATGCATGGTCAGACCCATTCTTGAGAAAACTTCTTATGAGTTACTTCGAGAAAGAAAACCCAACATCACTCACCTGAGAGCATTTGGGTGCAAATGTTTTATGTATAATAATGGGAAAGAAGCTCTAGGTAAGTTTGATGATAGAAGTGATGAGGGAATTTTCTTGGGTTACTCTCCACATAGTAAGACCTATaag GATGAAGATTATGACATAAGATTCATTGGTGATGGAAATACAAAGGAATCTGAACCTCAGTATGAAGATGGATCTGAAAACTACAAGGAAATTGACAGTGATCAtgaggaacaagaagaagaaagaactaCTCTAACAACTGGCAAGACTAATGAAGCCACACCTACTGAACCTACTCATTTGGGTCACTCCTCGAGTGAATCTTCTCTAG GGGTGCAAACCAGGACTTCTCTAAGAAATCTATGTGCACTCACAACATTCCTCTCACAAGTTGAACCTAAGACCATTAAAGAAGCTCTAAAGTATCTAGACTGGATCATAGCTATGCAAGATGAGCTAAATCAGTTTGAGAGAAGCAAG GGATACAATCAAGAGGAGGACATTGACTATGATGAGACATTTGCACCTGTAGCTAGAATGAAAGCTATAAGAATCCTGATAGCCTTTGCTGCCCACATGGAGTTCACTTTATACCAGATGGATGTAAATAGTGCCTTTTTGAATGGTTACCTGAAAGAGGAAGT GCTCTCAAAATTCCTCTTAGCCAACAACTCTGTAAGAGGAAAGGTGGACAACACTCTATTTCTAAGGAGCAGAGGGAAGAATATTTTGATTATGcaagtgtatgtggatgacattatCTTTGGGGCTACCAATGAAGCAATGTGCAAGGAATTTGCTGAGATGATGGGAAATGAATTTGAA gcaaatcctaaGGAATCTCACCTGAAGGTTGTCAAAAGGATACTAAGACATCTCAAGGCTATCTATGGTATCCCAGAGG gttttcATGTTGACAGGAAAAGCACTTCAGGAACAACTCATTTTCTAGGTTCTTGTCTGGTGTCTTGGGGAACCAagaagcaaaactcagtggccttatctacctCTGAGGCTAAATATGTGGTAGCAACATCCTGA